ACCTGCAATGCTATTCATGCCGAAATAATTTATGATGGATCATGACAAGTTGCCAAGGTATTATTATTCGAATGCTGGTACAACAACATACATTGAATCGAAACATGTTCCGCCATTGGTCATGGTGACTGCATATATAGTGCAGCAACTAATGATTTCTTTTCACGCTAAAATGGAAAGATCAACACTGATTCGTACGCGCGGCACTGAGGACTTGCCAAAGAACAACCTCCACAGATGAAGCGCCCTACTTAATGATATCATTTTCATGGTATATTGCTTACTGAAATGGCGCCTATACGTACGCGCATTGTATGCGATCCCAATAAATAGATAGAGATCTTTAAAACAAACGACCTGGGGAAGTATTAGGGTCATTCCCGTACCGGcccatgtgtttgtttttactaaGTCATAACCACATAATACATTCGTGTATACAGGTCAACTTTGTTTTGGTAAATTTTCTGGCAAAATCTGATTGTTTGATACTTCAAAAGATCGAATGAAGGTACATATAATAACACGTCAAACTGCTATACATGCCGCAATGTGTAGTTTTCTTTCAAAGATCTATAACTATACCAGagaggtaggcctacattttataCGAATTAATAAAGACAttgtgtacgtttggtaattataacCCACTTTGTTTCAATACTTTATAGTTGCAgattatatacaaaaaaaaaaaataacctgtgaaaatttcagctgcAGTAATAGTTTCCCATCAACCGTGGTACTTAGAAGTTAatagttttctcaaaatgcatcacATTATCCAGAGCCGCTGTACTTCTTACACCAAGCATTGTTTATGACagtaattttcagagtcattacaaaaaacaaaacgtatacagacccAGTGAACGATtccccttgtatagcagagcaaaatgctatgcaaaatgtatcagttgctatagactaaaatcatcatttgctgcTCAATATCACCTTTCATTTGCACAAAAACTGTTCAGTCAAAATACTTTGCTATGAAATCGTTCCATGAGACCCTTTAAAAATGCTACATAAAACATTCGATCTGCAATGATATTTACACACAAGTAACTTTAGTAACATTGACCCAACTTGAGAATTGAAACGACGCAAGCTTGTGAAAATCATCTCTACCTGATTCGAAGCCCTCGCTTTCCACTGTTATGTCTGCCGGCAGATCGTCACGATCTCGTCCCAGTGTTCCTGTTTGACCTGCCCCTCTTCGCACTCCCTGACTGTCATATACCCAAGCTCTTCCGGTACGGGGCACTCCCTCACTTTGATGGGCAAGATAAACAACCCTTCCCTAGTGTTTGACACCCCTAGTGCCTGATTGATGGTGTATTTAGTCCACTTCCCCCCCGGGAGGACGATCACACACCGGTAGCTCAGCTTCAGACAGTCCAGGATGTTGCCAGGGACCTCCCTGCCCACCATGAAGTCCCTCCTCTCGATACAACATCTAAGCTTGTGCTCCGATTCCAGCTTGTGGACAAACGCCACAGCCCATCTGCTGTTCTCCTCCGTGTGCCACACGAACAGATCAAACTGATAAGCGTGTCTCCCATTGGTCGGACCGGGTGAGCTCAGCTCCGACAACCTTCTCTTGGAGCAGGCACTCCAAAAGTGATAGTCCATGAGAATACGGACAAAGCCCGGCTTCGGGTTCGTATTGTAATGCTCAAAATCATGCGCAAAATATGAATCACACTGGTCTTCCTCCAGAGGTGTGTCCAGCACCCTCTTACGTATTTCCTTCGCTTTCTCCAGCTCCGCCCGGCTCCCTTCAGGCTGGTTGTCCTTCTCCAGGCACTCAGCCCATCGCTGGTGGGTCAGTACCGGGTCAAAGAAATCATCCTGGTCGCAACGCACGGCCTGAACAAACTTGTTCAGTGCCTGGTTAGTCTCACCGAGAAGGAAGTATGCATATCCAAGATCCGAGAAGTCTGCATGGACCTCCTTGAACTTCAGAGCCTTTTCTAAGTCCGCTACGGCGTTTCGAAGCAACTCCTTCGTCTGCTCGTCTTTCACAGAAGCAGCCTCGTACATCTTGAGGTACATATCTGCTCGATAGCGATACCCGAACCGAGACTGTAGAATGTTCAAAGACTTATCAAGCAACTGCTTGGCTTCTTCGAACCTCTTCAGTTTAACATATTCGGATCCTACCCTACGGAGTACAATCTCATGCTCTGGATGTATGCCAAGACCTTTCTCAAAACACTGATCCGGTGTGAGGCGGTACTCAGGCTTCTCTGGAAATACTTCAGCAAGACTCCGGTGCTCCGGATCGTGGTTGACAAGGATCCCAAGGAAGACCCAAGACAAGGCTTGGTAATCTCTTGAAGTGCTGATCATGGCCACTTGTTTGAAATAGTTACACGCATTTAGGAACCCCTCTTTGATTTTGGTATCTGAGTAACAATCCGAGTTATCCAGTAACTCATTCTCCTCAGAGGAACTCAGTTTCCTCAAGTAGAGCATCTGGACGTCTCGCCTGTAAAGAGCCAGGGCAAAGTCGAAGAACCATTCTGCCCTCTGCGGTCCAGCACAGTGTTTTCCGATAACAGCAGCACGTTGAATATATCTCATATACCTGAAGCATCGTTTGAACTGCTCGAAGTAACGGATGGCGTGTGCCTTGTCAGCATAAGCTCTGGCCTTCTCTTCGTAGTTTTTTCCTCCAAGAATCACAGCTAGCTTGTCCACATACCGGTGATGATGGTCCAGTTTACCGAGTTCCTGAAACATGTGAGCAAGATTCGCAAGAGCGTTGACGTTATTCTGATCCTTATCCAGTACATCTTCGAAAAAATCCTGCGCTTCAACCGGCTTCTGGAGGTTGTAAGCAATGAACCCTTGGAGGTTCCGTATAGCTGTGTAGTAAGTCGGTCGATCGTAGAAGTTCCACGTCTCCCGGGCCAGGATCCCCTCCTCGCGTTTGAGGGTGGATTTGTCTTTGGCGATGGCTTTGAGCTCTTGCCACCTCAGGTGACAGCTGAACGAATCGATCATATTCCGGATTCGCTCACCGTGTGCCATGTCGTAATAATTGGGCTGTTTCCATACATGGCAATGCCCATCGTTGTATTTGAGACTGCCCATGAACAGGTAGTCCCTATAACCCTTCGTCTGTTTCGTTGACAATCCCATCAGAACGCCTTCTGGTACCTGTGCCagattgaataaataaaaagtgaagTGTTAATCCAAAATACCAGACGGTTTGAAGAGAAGTATAGGAACAACTTATGCTGAACGTTGTGCCAGACCCCGACTGGTCAGAGGAAATGCTGCTACTGTATGCATGtccgtatacatgtacacatacatgcAGCCTACGGGTACAATGTTTGTGTACATTAGTACTCTATCAGTATCTGCCGGTGAGGTCAGTCTTCCGCTATGCACATATACAACTATTGCACACCCAGAAACTGCCGCGACGTAATAAAACAAATAGATTATGGCCATGGAGCAATAATTATGGCATAGGAACCGTTACGTTATTAAAAAGCAATTATAAGTGAATCAATCATAGAGTTGTAACAGTCTTGCGAATGTTTCATACTGCAAACGTCATAGTCATGTGCACCAATTAAAGGAGGGGTTTATGTAAATGACTACCACAACTTACGATAGCCATACATAAATGTATGATAATATATATACTACTAGGCTCCCCAACCTATGTTCAAAGATGACTTTCATCAATAgcagaatttaaaggcagtggacactattggtaatattgtcaaagactagccttcacagttagtgtatctcaacatatgcataaaataacaaacctgtgaaaattcggctcaatcggtcatcgaacttgcgagataataatgaaagaaaaaaacacccttgtcacacgaagctgtgtgcgtttagatggttgatttcgagacctcaagttctaaacctgaggtctcgaaatcaaattcgtggaaaattacttctttctcgaaaactacgtcacttcagagggagctgtttctcacaatgttttatactatcaacctctccccattactcgtcaccaagaaaggatttgtgctaatcaatattttgagtaattaccaatagtgtccactgcatttaaagggAACGCTGCCTTTAGATGGTGCGCTTTGGGACATAAATGGCGTCTGTTGTGAAATGAGAAAAAGTAACGTCGAGTCGTTAaccaaccaccggttctttttagaagcAACACAACTAAAAAGatatattcacatggtgttaccgccaaACCtctcttacttccaccatgcaaagtttcaagtcctcTCGTAAAAGAATACGGTTGGAactatattaataataaaaatgttcaaCACTTCTAGTGCATCATGTCTGTAAAATGATGACACTCCTAGAGCCAAAAAACCAAGAAATACTGTaaaggtaaaacaatataaccCACATCCCCTTAAAACTGTGTGTTTggcagggcccactttcataaatCCTGTAAGCACACCAATTCAATGCTTAGcgtgaaatgtcttccttgataaaaacaggattaccaaccaatttgccccgtgattttcaggataagcaaacaacagccgaataccggtaccaagcaatatgcaacaaatggaaatttggttggtaatcctgtttttatcaaggaagaaatgtcatgctaagcaaattattgtgcttaaaggatttatgaaattggccctggaGTGGAAGTTCACATCAGAACACAGTTCCTCTACCATGACGGAAGGAACAAGACTATAAAGGGATTGCGTTTTGTTATGAAGTTCCTTCCGATGCTCTATATATATAGAGAGATAaactttgactccacaaaatggccgaccgtgtgtTTCTCTGAGTGTAATTCAAGAGGCAATAAcagcgaggtttagctgcacgatacgcgagcaaaaacgttaacgtcagaaaattgtgtcgtttctaggtgacgtcacactttgggcttatttgaTGCTTATGACGTCTGCACCATCGTACCTGACGTAAAAAATGGCAATTTCGAGATGTACAGTATATAAACATTGTGaacaacggctccctctgaagaaacgtagaaaggagtaattttccacgaaaataTTTgacacctcagaattagattttgaggtcccgaaatcgaacatctgaaagcacacaccgtcgtgtgacaagggagtgttttcgtccattattctttcgcaacttcgacgaccagttgagctcaaatcttcacacaggtttgttattttgtgcatatgttgagatacaccaagtgagaagactgatctttgacaattaccaaaagtgtccagtgtctttaatgtaaacATGTCTGGGCCTACTATGCTCACTGATTACAGCACACTGTTAATACGTGAACAACTCGAATGATTTGCAGTGATTCCAAACAGCAAACAAATCtgccctttaaagacaatggaaaccattggtaattgtcaaagaccagtctcctcactttgtatatctccacatatgcacaaaataacaaacctgtgaaaattcaggtcaattggtcgaagttgcgagataataatgaaagaaaaaacgcccttgtcacacgaagttgtgtgctttcagatgcttgatttcgatacctcaaattcgttgaaaattaattctttcttgaaaactacgtcacttcagagggagccgtttctcgcaatgttttatactatcaacctctccccaaactcgttaccaagtaagtttttatgctaataattattttgagtaattaccaatagtgtccaccgcctttaataATAGTGACCCCTTTAAATACCGAGAAGCGCATGATGAAATCCTAGTTTGGGAATTCCCATCACCTATTGATCTAAACCTGCATAATTTTAGGCGCAATGCCTGCACTTGGATAAAATGTTGAGGGGCGCACAAGGGTGtggggcgccgtttgtccattaattgtttgacacttttaaggcatgtttttaccatggtttacagcaattagatgtaaaccatagaaactgttgccaaatcctgttatggtttacataccagtaaagtatttgttgtgtataagtttatggtttacaaaccatgaacatacaaaaaacatttacaaatcgtggttcataaaccaagaaaattgatgcatcttaaaaacatggttaataaaccataaaaactgaagcatcaaattcatggtttacaaatcatggtttataaaccatgaaaattgagacatctaaaaaacatggtttataaaccatgaaaattgaagaataaaaatcgtggtttacaaatcatggtttataaaccataacaaatgaaccataaaatcatggtttgtgaccatggtttataaaccatgaaaatcgagacttcttaaaagacatggtttataaaccatgaaaattgagacttcttaaaaaacatggtttataaaccatgaaaatcgagactttttatctggtttgtaaaccatgatttgtgatgCACGTTTTTTATGGTtcataaaccatgatttgtcagTGCACACttgtatggtttgtaaaccatgatttctgagtgcacattttttatggtttgtaaaccatgatttctgactgcacattttttatggtttgtaaaccatgatttgtgagtgcaagtttttatggtttataaaccatgatttgtgagtgcacacttttatggtttgtaaaccatgatttctgagtgcacaatggtttgtaaaccatgatttctgagtgcacattttttatggtttgtaaaccatgatttgtgagtgcacacttttatggtttgtaaaccatgatttgtaagtgcacatttttttatggtttacaaacaacgtttttgagatgtgtaaattttcatggtttataaaccatgttttttaagaagtctcgattttcatggtttataaaccatggtcacaaaccatgattttatggttcatttgttatggtttataaaccatgatttgtaaactacgatttttattcttcaattttcatggtttataaaccatgttttttagatgtctcaattttcatggtttataaaccatgatttgcaaaccatgaatttgatgcttcagtttttatggtttattaaccatgtttttaagatgcgtaaattttcttggtttatgcacaaatttgtaaatgttttttgtatgttcatggtttgtaaaccataaacttatacacaacaaatactttactggtatgtaaaccataacaggatttggcaacagtgtctatggtttacatctaattgctgtaaaccatggtaaaaacatgccttaaaagtgtcaaacaattaatggacaaacggcgccccatacAAGGGGCTGATGTGTTGTTCTAGTAGGGCTGTTCCGGCAAGTCAAAAATTATAGCTTCCGTTTGATTTTCGGTGGCAACTCAAAAAGACGTgatcaactttttaaatgtaGCATTAAAACCATCAAACTTCCCTTTGACAAGCTCCCTTTCagtgtacttttttttaccattgattttctattattttttgtttttacagataATCTGACGATGGGTGTAAGTAAACATTCAAATACGTATGATACTTGATAGGCAAGTTGTAAAAACGTTGAAATGATCACGTTTAAACGTTTAagcgtttaaaggaacattggtTTCTCAAAAGGTCATACTTCGATAAAGGGGGAACGGACATCAATACGGGGGTGGGGCACGAACATCAATAAGGGGGGTGGGGCACGAACATCAATAAGGGGGTTGGGGCACGAACATCAATCACGGACGTAAATGGGGGGCACGGACACGCCCCCTCTGCTCAGTATTCCATTTGAACGTGGCCATTATAAGCTTTAACATCGCCCTCTGCCTATCACTGAATGGTACAGACAAAACGCTTCAACGAACAGAAATTAACATTGACCCGTGAAACATTGTCTGCCATTAGtgacaatacaaacttacttggtatgtacatgtatacacagcAGCTTTGGTGCGTAAAATGCATTTTGCGAAACTGTTCACTTCGAGAAATAGAAAAAGAAGATACCTTGATCGTTCACGTGGTAAATCAACAGTTCATCATATTGCAAGatcttatattttgtttaaccatgtGGTTGTTTCAATCATATGATATGTATAAATTTATATAGGCCCAACAATATAAAATCAACCACATGTGAAGATACCATTTCCAAAGGTGGTCTCGTTTTTAGAGAAAATCCTCCCGAGATAACGTCCACGTAGGAATAAAAACGTCCACGTAGGAATTATAATTCGTAATTGAAATAATCTGGGAGACGTACTGTATGCTCTCAGATTCATATTTTGTGGAATACTAACTTAAAGCCCTCGTGGTAGGATGTCATGCCTGAGCAATAGCTCCATGgtcggaggagtccaacctgggctaaacatctgatatctttttacagtaccaaacgtatatacactttcccttaaaggcagtggacactttcggtaattactcaaaataattattagcataaaacattaattacttggtataacgagtaatggggagagtataaaacattgtgagaaacggctccctctgaagtaacgcagttttcgagaaagaagtaattttcctcgaaattaatttcgagacctcaaattaagaatttgaggtatcgaaatcaatcatcagaaaaagcacacaactttgtgtgacaagggtgttttttctttcattattatctcgcaacttcaatgattgagtccaaattttcacaggtttgttatttcatgcatttgatgagatacagcaagtgagaagactggtcttagacaatattaccaattgtgtccactgtctttaaattaaagCTATACATGGCTATACTTACGAGTTCGTCCTGCGACGATCGTGCTCAACATGTGGCCCTCCATAGTTTCCTCATatgtcatggaggtagaaatagatagGCCTTCTGAAGAGGGTGAAATCTCGCTGTTTCAAACTCAGAAGGAAACTCAATCCCAACCTCTCAAACTTCACTGAGATCTGGATTTACGGTAAGCCGTTTTAATAGGATAACCACCACCACAGTAATGTTATCTTCCCTGCTGATTACGCACACAGCAAAACTATAGAATGTAGATCTACAAACTCTCTCCGCAGTAACAGTATGTACAATTCCCCTTCAAACACTTCGCAGGACGGTCGAAGGGTCGTGAAAGCATTCATCCATCAATAAACTTATACCAATATTTATTCCATGGTAGCGGCACCGTAGCGCTGTTTAAGTTCATGTGAAAATATAAATCCACGGCCTCGAAGAACATAAACAAGTCATTGATGAGATGCAACCGCTCCGCTGGTCggatttccttcctccatgtttttttttagtggaaCCGATTGGCTGTCTGTAAGGGCATGCGTTCATCAACGACACTATTATGATAATGATGAGGTCACAGTGAAAGGCTGGCCTGGGACGGGCCACGTGAGTAATAGATTGACTGCGTCATTGCAGGTCATGCAATGGTTTGATAACATTAATACCACAAGAGGCATATGATATACATACAACGCAAAAACGGTATTATTTACATGTGTATAGTTTTTCTATGAGTTAGCTatttcctacatgtacattcgcTGCTACAGTGCAGGGGTTTGTCTATAGCATTCCGTGTTTACACGGGAAACATGGTCGCCGTGATTAAATAGTTCCACACCGGACCACCAGAGCAACGTTGTTGAACACATTTAAATTAGTCAGGCGCAACATAGAGCAACAGAGCGCAACAAGATGCCGTCGTTCCGCAATGTTGTATTTTAAGCCCTTGGTCGCTTCGGCTACCTTGCTTCGGTGTCGACACGAACAATGGAGTGATTTCCTTTATAATTATAGTTTGCATGACCTGTGTGGAGCTTCACTACACGTACCAATGGCATGACGTGCTAGTCTGTTATTATTACCTACAAACCATATCGATCGCTTGTTGTCACTGGCTCCCCCGTGCATGCAGTAGTGCGCCTTTAGCCtgaacacctgggcccaatttcatggctctgcttaccgtaagcacagaatcggcgcttacggaagcagggaattctgtgcttacggcacgcgtatttcacgggttagtggcgaatttgggcttctgcgcgtgcgtacttcacgttactaggcattctacgcttacaaggctagcgcagaaattcggcgcttgcacgtaagcggggaatcgcgatcgtaagcgcagaattcggcggtaagcagagccatgaaattgggccctgacgtcATGCGTCTAGGCTCGAGTTTACGCCCATAGATTTATCCCCGTCCATAGCACCTTGACCATTGCATTCATTGCACGTGGAGATTCGCACTCAAATCCTATTCGTAGgctaacatgtacatgtacattacattaaaggcagtggacactattggtaattactcaaaataattgtttgcataaaacctttcttggtgacgagtaaatcaaccatctaaacgcacacaacttcgtgtggaagggtgtttttattctttcattattattttgcaagttcgatgaccgattgagctcaaattttcacaggtttgttattttatgcatatgttgagctacaccaactgtgaaggctagtctttgacaattaccaatagtgtccactgcctttaaacataaatgCACACACTGCTCTGCATGTACACTAAATGGGAGGGATTTGTTAGTTAATGATTAGGGACCAATCCATTTTACGATTTAAAGTTAGGCTATAGATTTAAAATATTGAATGctgaatatttatttttaaaactaaaaaatgaTGCCTTACTCTTTTTGATAAACTGTAAAATCCCGTTATTTAGAGTGTAGACGACGAAAGTGCAGCTGCTAGACATCACCTCTTCGGACCAATCAAACTCAACATGGAAAGCTTTATTAATTAATAactggttctgtaaaaccaatacctgtcttAAGATGCACCACactatggaggaaggaaatacacCACACTCCAAGTCCCATTTGAGAATGGGGGtaattttccttcctccattatCTGAGCAACCCAAAAATGTTAAATACTCAAAAATACCCCCAAATACTTCAAAGTCTCTCAGCCGCTTGAAACCAAGTATTTTTCACTTCAattcagatttcttttaaatttttggcaGGTAAGCCGAATGGAACTTTTGCTTTTACCCCAGAAAGTAACACACCCGAAAATGTGCTTTTTCCCAAACCGAATTGCCGCTAGTTTCATGAAGCATTCACCGGCTAATCTTCCTTAGCCAACATAGGGACAGAGGACCAACTTTAAAACCATATAATTTCTCAAATCTCCTCAAAAGTTGAAGCACATAAATTCCAGGTTGTGAAAAAATGACACGATCTAGCGTGTAGTGTTGCCCgtccaagaaaagaaaaaaaaaacactgaacatTATTTCCTTGGCCCAGCTATTAAACTCACTCTTTCAATCAATGGTACTAATTCAAGATAAGGAAGTTAGCCCCGAAAATGCAGTCCCTCTGACGCAATTTCAACGAAGCGTAAATTATCACAGGGCGCGTGCTATAATGTGTCCCGAATTCCTTCGtggctattaaaggcagtgaacactattatactcaaaataattattagcatgaaaccttacttggtgactataatggagagctgttgatagtaggaaacattgtgagaaacggctccctctgaagtaacgtagttttcgagaaagaagtaattttccacgaatctgatttcgagacctaagacttaaaattttaggtctcgaagtcaagcatctaaaagcacacaacttcgtgtgacaagggtgttttttctttcatatttatctcgcaacttcgacgaccgattgagctcaaattctcacaagttttttaattttatgcacatgttgagaaacaccaagtgagaagactggtctttgacaattaccaatagtgtccagtgtctttaatgtagaGTCCAATGTTTTTACTtcaattgtcaaaaaaaaaaatacatatttggtttgcggtaccTGCCAGGTAGATGCACACAATGGTGTTACCGAGACCCTGGTACgttgattttgttcttgttgGGGTGAGGTCATTTGGgccacccaaaaaaaaaaccagttgatcgtccccgcccgcatccgcAGGCCTCAagtcaaatatatatatatgatttgaggcattgcatggtgaggtattataggaacaaaaaagttaataatGGTGGTGTCATGGGGTACAGTGGCCCTACTTaattaaactatttttgtgacgtcactctattgttgaacGTGTAGATTATGTTTTAAGAATCTACACTTAGATTCGTTAAATCGTAACACAGTTGAGTGTAGAGTCACAAACTTTTGAAATAGTTAAATTGGAAAATTACTGTATTTCCAAACTGCAAGATAGCACGAGGTGCAACAACACATAGCTGAAAATAATGTATATCTTTcaacttacaaaaacaaattccagtttaaaaaaatcacttcaGTAACACAGTTAATTGTTAGCTGAGCAAACTGAAGTTGTACTTGATAATGTTGCTAAGCACTAAAGTGTGCCTATCAAATGTGACCATTAATGTCTTACACAGTGCAGTCCTTGGGCTTTATGATAGAGGAGGTCAAAAAGATGGGTGGGggcatttgatattgtgtcccaccctctggggggggggacatgttCCCTGCCCTCCCCGATTGACGCCacttgctaacaattattttgagtaaaaaacaAAGATGTCCATTGCCTTGAATTTAAACTGGTTTTAATTTATAGTCCGTGATTTCGTTTTATAATACAATGAACTCGTGAAGCACACCATAGAACACCTATTAAAGTGGGTTACTAGTTTAGAGCTTT
This DNA window, taken from Asterias rubens chromosome 15, eAstRub1.3, whole genome shotgun sequence, encodes the following:
- the LOC117299825 gene encoding uncharacterized protein LOC117299825 is translated as MGLSTKQTKGYRDYLFMGSLKYNDGHCHVWKQPNYYDMAHGERIRNMIDSFSCHLRWQELKAIAKDKSTLKREEGILARETWNFYDRPTYYTAIRNLQGFIAYNLQKPVEAQDFFEDVLDKDQNNVNALANLAHMFQELGKLDHHHRYVDKLAVILGGKNYEEKARAYADKAHAIRYFEQFKRCFRYMRYIQRAAVIGKHCAGPQRAEWFFDFALALYRRDVQMLYLRKLSSSEENELLDNSDCYSDTKIKEGFLNACNYFKQVAMISTSRDYQALSWVFLGILVNHDPEHRSLAEVFPEKPEYRLTPDQCFEKGLGIHPEHEIVLRRVGSEYVKLKRFEEAKQLLDKSLNILQSRFGYRYRADMYLKMYEAASVKDEQTKELLRNAVADLEKALKFKEVHADFSDLGYAYFLLGETNQALNKFVQAVRCDQDDFFDPVLTHQRWAECLEKDNQPEGSRAELEKAKEIRKRVLDTPLEEDQCDSYFAHDFEHYNTNPKPGFVRILMDYHFWSACSKRRLSELSSPGPTNGRHAYQFDLFVWHTEENSRWAVAFVHKLESEHKLRCCIERRDFMVGREVPGNILDCLKLSYRCVIVLPGGKWTKYTINQALGVSNTREGLFILPIKVRECPVPEELGYMTVRECEEGQVKQEHWDEIVTICRQT